In Pseudopipra pipra isolate bDixPip1 chromosome 5, bDixPip1.hap1, whole genome shotgun sequence, the following proteins share a genomic window:
- the C1QTNF6 gene encoding complement C1q tumor necrosis factor-related protein 6: protein MDIIYLRTSLTFLLLPLVVFGAPTDEPNLKEPAPGACKRCCDPLDSSTDARPLPPSHHHFPYPMPEVRPYINITILKGEKGDRGEPGMPGKWGKEGPRGERGAQGQKGSKGQMGTAGDPCKHQYAAFSVGRKKALHSSEGFQVLIFDTVFVNLYSHFDMFNGKFYCSVGGLYYFSLNVHTWNFKETYMHIMHNEEEAVILYAQPSDRSIMQSQSLMLELQENDEIWVRLYKRERENAIYSDDVDVYITFSGYLVKPSLE, encoded by the exons ATGGACATAATTTACCTGCGCACATCCCTGaccttccttcttctccctcttgTTGTGTTTGGGGCACCCACTGATGAACCCAATCTCAAAGAACCAGCCCCTGGTGCTTGCAAGCGCTGTTGTGACCCACTGGACTCTTCCACAGATGCCCGACCGCTCCCTCCCAGCCACCACCACTTTCCATACCCAATGCCAGAGGTCCGTCCCTATATCAACATCACCATACTGAAGG GAGAGAAAGGAGACCGGGGAGAGCCTGGAATGCCTGGGAAATGGGGCAAAGAAGGACCACGAGGTGAGCGGGGTGCCCAGGGCCAGAAAGGCAGTAAAGGACAGATGGGCACAGCAGGAGACCCCTGCAAGCATCAGTACGCTGCATTCTCTGTCGGTCGCAAGAAAGCTCTGCACAGCAGTGAGGGCTTCCAGGTCCTGATCTTCGACACCGTCTTTGTCAACCTCTACAGCCACTTTGACATGTTCAATGGCAAATTCTACTGCTCAGTAGGTGGACTTTACTATTTCAGCCTCAATGTCCATACCTGGAACTTCAAGGAGACCTACATGCACATCATGCACAATGAAGAAGAGGCAGTCATCTTGTATGCCCAACCCAGTGACCGCAGCATCATGCAAAGCCAGAGCCTCATGCTAGAGCTTCAGGAAAATGATGAGATCTGGGTGAGGCTCTACAAGCGGGAGCGGGAGAATGCCATTTACAGTGATGATGTTGATGTGTACATCACCTTTAGTGGGTACTTGGTCAAGCCTAGTCTTGAATaa